The Mauremys reevesii isolate NIE-2019 linkage group 13, ASM1616193v1, whole genome shotgun sequence genome contains a region encoding:
- the LOC120381010 gene encoding ribonuclease-like: MQPGKARSADSWIDSPGETEAPGQPAMKTRLSPGLLLLIFLLPACLAAAGRETPYEKFQRQHVDTSGSWEPDPNRYCNLMMPRRNMTVSFCKDLNSFIHGALAVITAVCGSGGTWHHGDFYYSNSPFQVTDCQTTGASRWPHCIYRGDGRSRRICVACQNGQPVHYARPSVCGGP; the protein is encoded by the exons ATGCAGCCGGGGAAGGCCAGATCTGCAGACAGCTGGATAGATTCTccaggggaaacagaggcaccagGACAA CCAGCAATGAAGACAAGACTGAGTCCAGGCCTCCTGCTGCTGATTTTCCTCTTGCCGGCCTGCCTGGCCGCGGCCGGGAGAGAGACGCCGTACGAGAAGTTCCAAAGGCAGCATGTGGACACCTCCGGGAGCTGGGAGCCCGACCCCAACCGCTACTGCAATCTCATGATGCCGCGGAGGAACATGACGGTGTCCTTCTGCAAAGATCTCAACAGCTTCATACACGGGGCGCTGGCAGTGATAACCGCTGTCTGCGGCTCAGGGGGGACATGGCATCACGGGGACTTTTACTACAGCAACTCTCCCTTCCAGGTCACGGACTGCCAGACAACGGGAGCATCCCGCTGGCCCCACTGCATTTACAGGGGAGACGGCCGCAGTAGGAGAATTTGTGTCGCCTGCCAAAATGGGCAGCCTGTGCACTACGCCCGGCCGTCAGTGTGCGGCGGCCCGTGA
- the LOC120381038 gene encoding ribonuclease-like isoform X2, which produces MDLWSDPPAMKTRLSPGLLLLIFLLPACLAAAGRETPYEKFQRQHVDTSGSWEPDPNRYCNLMMPRRNMTVSACKDLNSFVHGALAVITAVCGSGGTQHHGDFYYSNSPFEVTDCQTTGASLWPRCDYRGDGRSRRICVACTNGQPVHYAQPSVCGGL; this is translated from the exons atggacctttggtctgacccg CCAGCAATGAAGACAAGACTGAGTCCAGGCCTCCTGCTGCTGATTTTCCTCTTGCCGGCCTGCCTGGCCGCGGCCGGGAGAGAGACGCCGTACGAGAAGTTCCAAAGGCAGCATGTGGACACCTCCGGGAGCTGGGAGCCCGACCCCAACCGCTACTGCAATCTCATGATGCCGCGGAGGAACATGACGGTGTCCGCCTGCAAAGATCTCAACAGCTTCGTCCACGGGGCGCTGGCAGTGATAACCGCTGTCTGCGGCTCAGGGGGGACACAGCATCACGGGGACTTTTACTACAGCAACTCTCCCTTCGAGGTCACGGACTGCCAGACAACGGGAGCGTCCCTCTGGCCCCGCTGCGATTACAGGGGAGACGGCCGCAGTAGGAGAATTTGTGTCGCCTGCACAAATGGGCAGCCTGTGCACTATGCCCAGCCGTCGGTGTGCGGTGGCCTGTGA
- the LOC120381038 gene encoding ribonuclease-like isoform X1 — translation MSPEIAAAGPAMKTRLSPGLLLLIFLLPACLAAAGRETPYEKFQRQHVDTSGSWEPDPNRYCNLMMPRRNMTVSACKDLNSFVHGALAVITAVCGSGGTQHHGDFYYSNSPFEVTDCQTTGASLWPRCDYRGDGRSRRICVACTNGQPVHYAQPSVCGGL, via the exons ATGAGCCCTGAAATCGCTGCAGCAGGG CCAGCAATGAAGACAAGACTGAGTCCAGGCCTCCTGCTGCTGATTTTCCTCTTGCCGGCCTGCCTGGCCGCGGCCGGGAGAGAGACGCCGTACGAGAAGTTCCAAAGGCAGCATGTGGACACCTCCGGGAGCTGGGAGCCCGACCCCAACCGCTACTGCAATCTCATGATGCCGCGGAGGAACATGACGGTGTCCGCCTGCAAAGATCTCAACAGCTTCGTCCACGGGGCGCTGGCAGTGATAACCGCTGTCTGCGGCTCAGGGGGGACACAGCATCACGGGGACTTTTACTACAGCAACTCTCCCTTCGAGGTCACGGACTGCCAGACAACGGGAGCGTCCCTCTGGCCCCGCTGCGATTACAGGGGAGACGGCCGCAGTAGGAGAATTTGTGTCGCCTGCACAAATGGGCAGCCTGTGCACTATGCCCAGCCGTCGGTGTGCGGTGGCCTGTGA
- the LOC120381038 gene encoding ribonuclease-like isoform X3: MKTRLSPGLLLLIFLLPACLAAAGRETPYEKFQRQHVDTSGSWEPDPNRYCNLMMPRRNMTVSACKDLNSFVHGALAVITAVCGSGGTQHHGDFYYSNSPFEVTDCQTTGASLWPRCDYRGDGRSRRICVACTNGQPVHYAQPSVCGGL; encoded by the coding sequence ATGAAGACAAGACTGAGTCCAGGCCTCCTGCTGCTGATTTTCCTCTTGCCGGCCTGCCTGGCCGCGGCCGGGAGAGAGACGCCGTACGAGAAGTTCCAAAGGCAGCATGTGGACACCTCCGGGAGCTGGGAGCCCGACCCCAACCGCTACTGCAATCTCATGATGCCGCGGAGGAACATGACGGTGTCCGCCTGCAAAGATCTCAACAGCTTCGTCCACGGGGCGCTGGCAGTGATAACCGCTGTCTGCGGCTCAGGGGGGACACAGCATCACGGGGACTTTTACTACAGCAACTCTCCCTTCGAGGTCACGGACTGCCAGACAACGGGAGCGTCCCTCTGGCCCCGCTGCGATTACAGGGGAGACGGCCGCAGTAGGAGAATTTGTGTCGCCTGCACAAATGGGCAGCCTGTGCACTATGCCCAGCCGTCGGTGTGCGGTGGCCTGTGA